The Eurosta solidaginis isolate ZX-2024a chromosome 4, ASM4086904v1, whole genome shotgun sequence genome includes a window with the following:
- the LOC137247574 gene encoding uncharacterized protein, with amino-acid sequence MDSNFVEEEEPGTSQANVSRRFKTSQTFYERAATQPLAEKSDFEEVTQMERLLAAVSRIEARQEEMLKRLAALEKVIADKMPERAEVQIQGQVLREVKVLSAKTQRSIGRISGDVCSEEQTFLQSLLPMSSEETLLKVEECLTNKAHADAMSAIIFRLKGTKGSVESVMQSLFTDELAWEYNCYGGLGKKSFTSLKVVDMVLGAFASIHSDTILAIRHYVLLSRNRFKHVRRKKNLGLNC; translated from the exons ATGGATTCAAATTTTGTCGAGGAAGAGGAGCCGGGAACCAGTCAGGCAAAtg TATCACGACGCTTTAAAACTTCCCAAACATTTTACGAACGTGCTGCCACCCAACCACTGGCTGAAAAGAGTGACTTTGAAGAGGTCACTCAAATGGAACGTCTTTTGGCTGCAGTTTCAAGGATAGAGGCCCGGCAGGAAGAAATGTTGAAACGACTAGCCGCTTTAGAAAAAGTGATTGCCGACAAG ATGCCCGAACGTGCAGAGGTGCAGATTCAAGGCCAAGTTCTGCGTGAGGTTAAGGTGCTTTCCGCCAAAACGCAAAGAAGCATCGGCCGTATCTCCGGAGACGTGTGCAGCGAGGAACAAACCTTTTTACAAAGTTTGCTCCCTATGTCATCAgaagaaactttgctgaaggtgGAAGAGTGCCTTACCAATAAGGCTCACGCTGATGCTATG TCGGCCATCATTTTTCGGCTAAAAGGCACAAAAGGCTCAGTCGAGAGTGTCATGCAGTCACTCTTTACTGACGAGTTGGCGTGGGAGTATAACTGCTACGGCGGATTAGGGAAGAAATCCTTTACAAGTCTAAAGGTCGTAGATATGGTTCTGG GGGCATTCGCAAGTATACATAGTGATACGATTTTAGCTATTAGGCATTATGTACTTTTAAGTCGCAATAGATTTAAGCATGTCAGACGAAAAAAAAATCTGGGGTTAAATTGCTGA